The Dioscorea cayenensis subsp. rotundata cultivar TDr96_F1 chromosome 7, TDr96_F1_v2_PseudoChromosome.rev07_lg8_w22 25.fasta, whole genome shotgun sequence genome includes a region encoding these proteins:
- the LOC120265934 gene encoding LOW QUALITY PROTEIN: flavonoid 3',5'-hydroxylase 1-like (The sequence of the model RefSeq protein was modified relative to this genomic sequence to represent the inferred CDS: deleted 2 bases in 2 codons), with amino-acid sequence MVSPDSALILTTLFIFLAFLHLLHRSFRRTTLPLPPGPKGYPILGALPLIGHTPHVSLANLAKLYGPLMHLKLGNSHIIVISSSSTAHSFFTTLDLQFANRPGKVISAKHISYNGNDMTFSNYTPKWKLFRRLTTLHMLGSKAMSPWSDIRHDEIHRMLQSMHESSQRGQLIVVPETLICATTNIIGRVMLSQRVFDASDPKLGSYKELLKKLMTGGGMFNVGDFVPAVAWMDLQGIQAKLKKGKEMMDQMIKAMLAQHAASADERKGRPDFADLVMASDLRDDNGDKLSDVNIRGLLANIFKAGTDTSTIIVEWALAEILKNKDILESMQSEMDVIIGRERALQESDIPNLPYLQAVVKEALRLHPSTPLSLPHFSFESCEVNGYYIPANTRLITNIWAIGRDPDVWERPLEFDPMRFLPGGKAAKIEPYGTDFELIPFGAGRRICIGKQVGMVFVQYLLGALVHGFDWRLPDGVVIDMEETPGLVIPKAVPIKAFVTPRLLPTAYV; translated from the exons aTGGTGTCACCAGATTCAGCTCTCATCCTCAccaccctcttcatcttcctcgcATTCCTCCACCTCCTCCACCGCTCTTTCCGGCGCACCACCCTCCCACTCCCTCCAGGCCCAAAAGGCTACCCAATCCTCGGCGCTCTCCCACTCATCGGCCACACACCACACGTCTCTCTCGCCAACCTCGCCAAGCTTTATGGCCCTCTGATGCACCTCAAGCTCGGCAACAGCCACATCATCGTCATCTCCTCATCCTCCACCGCCCACTCCTTCTTCACAACCCTTGATCTCCAATTCGCCAACCGCCCTGGCAAAGTCATCAGCGCCAAGCACATCAGCTACAACGGCAATGACATGACCTTCTCCAACTACACTCCAAAGTGGAAGCTT TTCCGCCGGCTCACCACCCTCCACATGCTCGGCTCCAAAGCCATGTCC CCCTGGTCTGACATCCGCCATGATGAGATCCACCGCATGCTTCAGTCCATGCATGAGTCTAGCCAACGTGGACAACTCATTGTTGTGCCTGAAACCCTGATTTGTGCCACCACCAACATCATTGGCCGGGTCATGTTGAGCCAGAGAGTGTTCGATGCTTCAGACCCGAAGTTGGGCTCGTACAAAGagttgttgaagaagttgatgaCTGGTGGAGGGATGTTTAATGTTGGGGATTTTGTGCCGGCGGTTGCGTGGATGGATTTGCAAGGGATTCAGGCTAAGTTGAAGAAGGGGAAGGAGATGATGGACCAGATGATTAAGGCCATGTTGGCACAGCATGCGGCTTCGGCTGATGAGAGAAAAGGGAGACCGGATTTTGCGGATCTCGTCATGGCCAGTGATCTCCGGGATGACAACGGTGACAAGTTGTCCGATGTTAACATCAGAGGTCTACTTGCG AATATATTTAAGGCAGGGACCGACACATCGACAATAATAGTTGAATGGGCACTTGCTGAAATACTAAAGAACAAGGACATACTTGAGAGCATGCAATCAGAGATGGATGTTATTATTGGTCGAGAGCGTGCATTGCAAGAGTCAGACATACCTAATCTCCCCTATCTACAAGCTGTTGTTAAGGAAGCACTCAGACTGCACCCTTCCACACCATTAAGTCTTCcacatttttcttttgaatcatGTGAGGTTAATGGATACTACATCCCTGCTAACACACGCCTTATCACCAATATTTGGGCTATTGGGCGTGATCCAGATGTTTGGGAGCGCCCATTGGAATTTGATCCAATGAGGTTTCTTCCTGGTGGTAAGGCTGCCAAGATTGAGCCTTATGGTACAGATTTTGAATTGATACCTTTTGGAGCTGGACGAAGAATATGCATTGGAAAACAAGTTGGTATGGTGTTTGTACAATATCTCTTAGGTGCTCTTGTGCATGGCTTTGATTGGAGATTGCCGGATGGAGTGGTGATTGATATGGAGGAGACTCCCGGTTTGGTGATACCTAAAGCAGTGCCAATTAAGGCATTTGTTACTCCTCGTCTTTTGCCCACAGCTTATGTGTAG